From the genome of Chroicocephalus ridibundus chromosome 1, bChrRid1.1, whole genome shotgun sequence, one region includes:
- the MIX23 gene encoding protein MIX23 isoform X1, translating to MAAPSGAASCEDFAEFQELLRVMRTIDDRIVHELNTTIPTASFVGKIDAGQTCKELYQSLMDAHTSRERIIKNCIAQTSSVVKTLREEREKTQDDLALLKQLRKEQTKLKLMQSELNVEEVVNDRSWKVFNERCRIHYKPPKSQ from the exons ATGGCGGCGCCCAGCGGAGCGGCGAGCTGTGAGGACTTCGCCGAGTTCCAG gaGTTGCTCAGGGTGATGAGGACGATCGATGACAGAATTGTCCACGAATTAAACACTACGATTCCAACAGCTTCCTTTGTGGGGAAAATTGATGCCGGCCAGACGTGTAAAGAGCTGTACCAGTCT TTGATGGATGCTCACACCAGCAGAGAGAGAATCATCAAAAACTGCATCGCTCAGACCTCCAGTGTAGTGAAAACcctgagagaggagagggaaaagaccCAGGATGACTTAGCATTATTAAAGCAACTCAGGAAAGAGCAGACAAAG TTGAAATTGATGCAGTCGGAGCTGAATGTTGAAGAAGTGGTAAACGACAGAAGCTGGAAG GTATTTAATGAGCGTTGCCGAATTCACTACAAGCCTCCGAAGAGTCAATGA
- the MIX23 gene encoding protein MIX23 isoform X2, with the protein MRTIDDRIVHELNTTIPTASFVGKIDAGQTCKELYQSLMDAHTSRERIIKNCIAQTSSVVKTLREEREKTQDDLALLKQLRKEQTKLKLMQSELNVEEVVNDRSWKVFNERCRIHYKPPKSQ; encoded by the exons ATGAGGACGATCGATGACAGAATTGTCCACGAATTAAACACTACGATTCCAACAGCTTCCTTTGTGGGGAAAATTGATGCCGGCCAGACGTGTAAAGAGCTGTACCAGTCT TTGATGGATGCTCACACCAGCAGAGAGAGAATCATCAAAAACTGCATCGCTCAGACCTCCAGTGTAGTGAAAACcctgagagaggagagggaaaagaccCAGGATGACTTAGCATTATTAAAGCAACTCAGGAAAGAGCAGACAAAG TTGAAATTGATGCAGTCGGAGCTGAATGTTGAAGAAGTGGTAAACGACAGAAGCTGGAAG GTATTTAATGAGCGTTGCCGAATTCACTACAAGCCTCCGAAGAGTCAATGA